A single region of the Globicephala melas chromosome 12, mGloMel1.2, whole genome shotgun sequence genome encodes:
- the TDRD15 gene encoding LOW QUALITY PROTEIN: tudor domain-containing protein 15 (The sequence of the model RefSeq protein was modified relative to this genomic sequence to represent the inferred CDS: inserted 9 bases in 8 codons; deleted 7 bases in 5 codons; substituted 9 bases at 9 genomic stop codons) yields MDSTSLLPTFLDVDLTISHIECFPKDVLVKFQGRNNSECEFDYHILQREIQDIPKVKNNVDIDAFCLVEERISGEWQRGRVVEKKNDLYTVLLIDRGEELRVDSTQVASACGNLFDLPPWVMFGIFANILTTGGKWSPKALNYFKSLVGLQVKGCVRAILPLQMILLEVPKIISQVLELQLGRLTDGDSFCLIVEMVKEFPKQMPDSLQHKRPELSLSNNTYTLDIQRVLDNLQPCLSVGSIESVKVSSAVSPSKFYCQLIKWIPELENLTVCLTLHYDIISQEGSPTCDNFGVLCVAKRRNGQWHRGILXQFFLPNSSQFFLPNNQVKIWFMDYGSSEAIPSIHVKKLKQDFILVPLFSFPCSLTYLHSPXDARKFQLSVFKQALLGQIVYAHLDWFSKDEHLYYVTLQTQESTITSKCLLKTVGIQVLCPVSDSKISNMLRETSASDVNGFAVESFIANTQXSIDSLNKKDTLKVDFPIKTVEMEIEAIYIAFVAYVLNPSNFWICTNEHQNEFQDIMKNINKFYDLCENDELILRIPEPGLFCCARYSKDRRFYRAVITEINGYKINVYFLDYGNTDSIPFFDVKILLPEFCELPALAMCCSLAYIFPVEDLWMKVAVDYFXKIVLNKAILLQXKYTVNIQNIEASENIDVVSLMLQAGYAEYWEVEPECCTKSVSEYSVLNLKSKNKVNIKKVISALLEGPKPEKYRSDKLKGSNFSLLKSPAVNFLDLKNPFTLSVRRESPWPYKEYVFKPGTVLEVKCSYYYGPGDFSCQLQCKLEDLKLLLLEQLQDYYSVHSDLYQIGQIACVAKYSKDGKWYRAAILTQVSKKVDVVLVDYGYQERVLIKDFSAFKPCFLVLEGQAFRCSLNHLVEPISCKVFNWTREACRDLGNFISSFRGLLTCVIYALVLIYPNCLCNLVDLQSPFASARKFLNHGSAQYSTVSKPFPSSVSLYSYSSFNIKIGSEEEIYISHIYSPKKFYCQLSRNNKDLEMTETKITEISNLSQCHKSDFSKMRLCISKYVEDGLPYRALAMPTGSLSDFLVYFVDFGNKQLVEESMLRDVSDELSELLFTPMQAIKCFLSALRDVDIPAEINSWVEDNFLGKPLRAIILSKEPDGQLGVDLYDGYQHINQKIKMLIHAYGEKHCGQAQCVEKRPKTNEKLAVSLKGKIENNYHHSTISKTSLITYSESKIDQLMNPKSIYGRRLKPSVCCKVELVSKNKVKKSLNDGFKNKGVKIAPGSAHILDESDVDQKSVRVVSQSFIRELNQAASQNTYNHARPQIKDLPQPKIYLNAKVKEYVSNISNPASFHIQLAKTENVIMSLADALNARRANTVKERKSVKPVVGDLVVAEYSGDNAIXKKILLGNSFEVEFIDYGNIGVVNTSKIYEIKKEFLTIPQLGVHSFLSGVKXNEPDEIWYSKTVDYFDSRXNKTVSCEFLKKHEQKLEVNIICDXKCVINELLKWTACSKLQKTVLQIPKVVSQKVSPIDKGXEGSMILQPSYQQLVNIPFEELKPGQLEKAEILYVAKCGIFYVKLSKNKKILSDLTVLITKGVKKPSFLSMENIEKGLECLVKSKKTLKXYQSKVGKKCVKKVLVFLVDHGRYEIVPLCNTKVFINESRNIPRQAVPCKXIWFEHFRNIAIXSIVCLVAHLEINILFLKYLDSAWEVEILIDGLLLLEYLNLNTVHVEENKFRSSEVIFNVESKTPVSXCTIRSFTWSELQNGGQYSGIATAVSDPSDFFVQLEDFFDIMKSLFMLLSDLPEDLKTVPQEHVIPGSSCLFKYELEDQWNRVEISXVSDQSXLVLIDYGFSVYILYSDIKNLKVVPEELLNLLRLSYPCILYGILPAKGKHWNEEAKSFFQDFLSKPGLVSXFREYSFETKLKVDIIHEKNTLADMLVDYGLAIYSKDSDHLNAVTATGSTKIQYKSKRNRDKKKSFTSSAAPDFFLDSLPASRGALVPSGCVHAANPSPLLAIRRKPELQLPAPARLAGCGAQLFSLISLDVALKATGLYSADVSSHASASELNDVANGIGQDVVIATKHKEILVTVFGLL; encoded by the exons ATGGATTCTACATCTCTGTTACCAACATTTTTAGATGTGGATCTGACAATATCACATATAGAATGTTTTCCCAAGGACGTTCTGGTGAAATTTCAAGGCAGAAATAATAGTGAATGTGAGTTTGACTACCACATATTACAGAGGGAAATACAGGATAttccaaaagtaaaaaataatgtgGACATTGATGCATTTTGTTTGGTAGAAGAAAGAATATCAGGAGAATGGCAGAGAGGAAGAgttgtggaaaagaaaaatgatctgtATACTGTGCTCCTCATAGATCGCGGAGAAGAACTGAGAGTTGACAGTACGCAGGTTGCTTCAGCCTGTGGCAACTTATTTGATCTACCACCATGGGTAATGTTTGGCATTTTTGCCAACATATTAACAACTGGGGGAAAATGGTCTCCTAAGGCTTTGAATTACTTCAAGTCATTGGTAGGACTACAAGTGAAAGGTTGTGTACGAGCTATTTTGCCTCTTCAGATGATTCTTCTTGAAGTGCCAAAAATTATATCCCAGGTTCTTGAATTACAATTAGGGAGACTTACTGATGGAGATTCATTTTGTCTTATTGTGGAAATGGTAAAAGAATTCCCCAAACAAATGCCAGATTCATTACAACATAAAAGACCTGAATTATCATTAAGTAATAATACTTATACT CTTGATATTCAACGTGTTCTGGATAATTTGCAACCATGTTTGTCAGTAGGCAGCATTGAAAGTGTAAAAGTATCATCTGCCGTGAGCCCAAGTAAATTTTATTGCCAACTAATTAAATGGATTCCCGAGTTAGAAAACTTGACAGTGTGTTTGACTTTGCATTATGATATTATCAGTCAAGAAGGTAGTCCCACATGTGATAATTTTGGAGTACTTTGTGTTGCCaaaaggagaaatggacagtGGCATAGAGGAATTCTTTAGCAATTCTTCTTGCCCAATTCTTCA CAATTCTTCTTGCCCAATAATCAAGTGAAAATTTGGTTTATGGATTATGGCAGTAGTGAGGCTATACCCTCAATTCACGTAAAGAAACTTAAACAGGATTTTATTTTAGTACCATTATTTTCATTTCCGTGTTCTCTGACATATTTACACAGTC GAGATGCAAGAAAATTTCAGCTAAGTGTATTTAAACAAGCCTTGTTAGGACAAATAGTATATGCACACCTTGATTGGTTCAGTAAGGATGAGCATTTGTATTATGTAACATTACAAACTCAAGAGTCTACAATTACTTCTAAGTGTCTGCTAAAGACCGTAGGCATCCAAGTACTTTGTCCAGTGTCTGAttcaaaaatctcaaatatgTTGAGGGAGACTAGTGCCTCAGATGTAAACGGCTTTGCAGTTGAGAGTTTTATTGCAAATACTCAATGATCAATAGATTctctaaataaaaaagacactttGAAAGTAGATTTTCCTATTAAAACTGTAGAAATGGAGATAGAAGCTATCTACATAGCTTTTGTAGCATATGTATTAAACCCATCAAATTTCTGGATATGTACTAATGAACATCAAAATGAATTTCaagatataatgaaaaatataaacaaattttatGATTTGTGTGAAAATGATGAACTGATTCTAAGAATTCCAGAACCTGGATTATTTTGTTGTGCTAGATACAGCAAGGACAGACGTTTTTATAGAGCTGTCATTACTGAAATTAATGgttataaaattaatgtttatttcttgGATTACGGAAATACTGATTCCATACCATTTTTTGATGTAAAAATTTTGCTTCCAGAGTTTTGTGAGTTGCCTGCCTTAGCCATGTGTTGTTCACTTGCATATATATTTCCCGTTGAAGATTTATGGATGAAGGTAGcagttgattatttttaaaaaattgtcttgaACAAAGCAATTTTGCTTC AGAAGTATACTGTAAATATTCAGAATATTGAAGCCTCAGAAAATATTGATGTTGTCTCTCTTATGTTACAAGCTGGATATGCAGAATATTGGGAAGTAGAACCAGAATGTTGTACAAAATCTGTAAGTGAATATTCAGtgttaaatttaaaatctaaaaacaaagtaaatattaaGAAAGTTATATCTGCCCTTCTTGAAGGACCTAAACCTGAAAAGTACCGTTCAGATAAGCTAAAAGGAAGTAACTTTTCTTTGTTAAAGTCCCCAGCTGTTAACTTCCTAGATTTAAAAAACCCTTTCACCTTGTCTGTGAGACGTGAGTCACCATGGCCTTATAAAGAATATGTATTTAAACCAGGAACAGTCCTTGAAGTTAAGTGTTCTTACTATTATGGCCCAGGTGACTTCTCATGCCAGCTGCAATGTAAGTTAGAAGACTTAAAATTACTG TTATTGGAACAACTTCAGGATTATTATAGTGTTCATTCTGATCTTTATCAGATTGGGCAGATTGCTTGTGTTGCTAAGTATTCTAAAGATGGGAAGTGGTATAGAGCTGCTATTTTGACTCAAGTATCAAAAAAGG ttgatgtGGTACTTGTTGATTATGGTTACCAGGAAAGAGTTTTAATTAAagatttttctgcttttaaaccATGTTTCCTTGTTTTAGAAGGTCAGGCCTTCAGATGCAGTCTTAACCATTTAGTTGAACCCATTAGTTGTAAAGTATTCAATTGGACGAGAGAAGCATGCAGAGACCTTgggaattttatttcttcatttagagGGTTATTGACTTGTGTCATCTATGCCTTAGTTCTTATATATCCAAACTGTTTATGTAATTTGGTGGATTTACAATCTCCATTTGCTAGTGCAAGAAAATTTCTTAATCATGGCTCTGCACAGTATAGTACAGTATCAAAGCCATTTCCATCTTCAGTTAGTCTTTAcagttattcttccttcaatataaaaattggaagtgaggaagaaatatatatatctcacatatatAGTCCCAAAAAGTTTTATTGCCAACTTAGTAGAAATAATAAAGACCTAGAGATGACAGAAACAAAAATCACAGAGATTAGTAACCTCAGTCAGTGCCACAAATCTGATTTTAGTAAAATGAGATTGTGTATATCTAAGTATGTAGAGGATGGTCTCCCTTATAGAGCTTTAGCGATGCCGACAGGTTCATTATCTGACTTCCTGGTATATTTTGTGGACTTTGGAAATAAGCAATTAGTAGAAGAAAGTATGTTGAGGGATGTTTCAGATGAGTTATCAGAGTTGCTGTTTACACCTATGCAAgctattaaatgttttttgtCAGCTCTTAGAGATGTAGATATTCCAGCAGAAATCAATAGCTGGGTTGAAGATAATTTTTTGGGAAAACCATTAAGGGCAATAATATTGTCCAAGGAGCCAGATGGCCAGCTTGGTGTAGACTTATATGATGGATAtcaacatataaatcagaaaattaaaatgttgattcATGCTTATGGAGAAAAACATTGTGGCCAAGCACAATGTGTGGAAAAGCGTCCTAAAACAAATGAGAAACTTGCTGTTTCCTTGAAaggcaaaatagaaaacaattatcACCATAGTACAATAAGTAAAACTAGTCTAATAACATATTCTGAAAGCAAAATAGATCAGTTAATGAATCCCAAAAGTATATATGGCAGGCGTTTGAAACCATCAGTTTGTTGTAAAGTTGAACTTGTGTCAAAAAACAAGGTGAAGAAGTCTTTGAATgatggatttaaaaataaaggtgtaaaaatTGCCCCTGGGTCTGCACATATTCTTGATGAAAGTGATGTGGACCAGAAATCAGTAAGGGTTGTATCACAGTCTTTTATCAGAGAATTAAATCAGGCAGCCTCACAAAACACATATAATCATGCTAGACCACAGATTAAAGACCTTCCTCAACCCAAAATTTACTTGAATGCCAAAGTTAAAGAATATGTTTCTAATATAAGTAATCCAGCAAGTTTCCATATTCAGCTTGCCAAGACTGAAAATGTAATCATGAGCCTAGCGGATGCTCTAAATGCAAGAAGAGCCAATacagtgaaagagagaaaatcaGTCAAACCTGTGGTGGGAGATCTTGTAGTTGCAGAATACTCTGGTGACAATgcca ttaagaaaattttactaGGAAATTCTTTTGAAGTGGAATTTATTGACTATGGTAACATTGGAGTAGTAAACACATCAAAAATTTATGAAATTAAGAAGGAATTCTTAACTATTCCTCAGCTAGGAGTTCATTCTTTCCTTAGTGGAGTAAAGTAGAATGAGCCTGATGAAATATGGTACAGCAAAACTGTGGATTATTTTGATTCAA GTAATAAAACAGTTTCTTGTGAGTTTTTGAAAAAGCATGAACAGAAATTGGAAGTAAATATAATTTGTG GAAAATGTGTCATTAATGAACTCCTGAAATGGACAGCATGTTCaaaactacagaaaacagtattgCAAATCCCTAAGGTTGTCTCTCAAAAGGTGAGCCCTATTGATAAAG ATGAAGGTTCTATGATCCTTCAACCATCCTACCAACAACTGGTTAATATTCCTTTTGAAGAGTTAAAACCTGGACAACTTGAAAAGGCTGAAATACTTTATGTTGCAAAATGTGGGATATTTTATGTGAagttatctaaaaataaaaagattttatcaGATTTAACAGTATTAATTACTAAAGGAGTAAAAAAACCCTCTTTTTTATCaatggaaaatattgaaaaaggCTTAGAATGCTTggtaaaatctaaaaaaacttTGAAGTGATATCAAtcaaaagtaggaaaaaagtGTGTTAAGAAAGTGCTTGTTTTTTTAGTAGATCATGGTAGGTATGAAATAGTGCCCTTATGTAATACCAAGGTGTTTATTAATGAAAGCAGAAATATTCCAAGACAAGCTGTGCCTTGTAAATGAATTTGGTTTGAACATTTTAGGAACATTGCCATTTGA TCCATTGTGTGCTTAGTTGCTCATTTGGAAATAAACAtcctttttctgaaatatttagacTCTGCCTGGGAAGTAGAAATTTTGATAGATGGCCTGTTACTTttggaatatttaaatttaaatacagttcatgttgaagaaaacaaatttagatCTTCAGAAGTTATTTTCAACGTCGAATCTAAGACTCCTGTAT CATGTACAATAAGATCATTTACTTGGTCAGAACTCCAAAATGGTGGGCAATATTCTGGTATTGCCACTGCTGTTTCTGATCCATCAGACTTCTTTGTTCAGTTAGAAGATTTCTTTGACATAATGAAATCTCTCTTTATGTTGCTTTCTGATCTACCAGAAGACTTAAAAACAGTGCCTCAAGAGCACGTAATTCCAGGTTCT AGTTGTTTGTTCAAATATGAATTGGAAGATCAGTGGAATAGGGTAGAAATTTCTTAAGTCTCTGATCAGTC TCTTGTATTGATTGACTATGGATTTTCTGTttacatactttattcagatataaaaaatcttaaagttgTTCCTGAGGAACTTCTGAATTTGCTGAGGCTAAGTTATCCTTGCATCTTATATGGTATCTTACCTGCTAAAGGGAAGCATTGGAATGAAGAAGCCAAAAGTTTTTTTCAAGATTTCCTGAGTAAACCAGGCTTAGTTTCTTAGTTTAGGGAATACAGTTTTGAAACAAAACTGAAGGTAGATATCATTCATGAGAAAAATACTTTGGCAGATATGTTAGTTGACTATGGTCTTGCAATTTATTCTAAAGATTCAGATCATCTCAATGCAGTTACTGCTACTGGATCTACTAAAATCCAATATAAATCAAAGA